One window from the genome of Kaistella carnis encodes:
- a CDS encoding HPF/RaiA family ribosome-associated protein codes for MEILINTDNNITASAEMRTHLTADLEANFERFAEHLTRLEVKISDENSHKEGENDKKCVLEARLRGMQPIAVTGQGNSIDQALSDASTKLKTSLDTTMGKLRSY; via the coding sequence ATGGAAATATTAATCAACACCGACAACAACATTACTGCAAGTGCAGAGATGAGAACGCATCTCACAGCAGATTTAGAAGCAAACTTCGAACGTTTTGCCGAGCATCTAACCCGCCTGGAAGTGAAAATAAGCGATGAAAATAGCCACAAAGAAGGGGAAAATGATAAAAAATGTGTGCTAGAAGCCCGCTTGCGCGGAATGCAACCGATAGCCGTAACAGGTCAAGGAAATTCGATTGATCAGGCGCTGAGTGATGCTTCTACCAAGTTGAAAACTTCCCTGGATACGACCATGGGAAAATTACGCAGCTATTAA
- a CDS encoding Rne/Rng family ribonuclease, translating to MKKELIISHEGEQSKIALLEDGRLFELHEQEDKSDFVVGDLFIGKVKKLAPNLNAAFVSIGYEKDAFLHYQDLGPQFLTYKKFLQDTVSKKQQNSSLKNFEIQKEINKNGTIDKVLAKDDSVILQITKEPISTKGPRISTQISLTGRFLVLIPFDKSVSISKKIGNSEEKTRLKTLIESIKPEGFGVIIRTVAEGKKVAELHNDMNQLIQKWETTFKNLQKNKVPSKVLSEEDKASAILRDNFNADFVSIICDDEQMVDDMRNYIEVIAPERKNIVQFYDKPIPLMEYYNVEKQLKQSFGKHVNIPSSKGAYLVIEHTEALHVIDVNSGNNLSSGAGSSNKEHALTVNKMAATEIARQLRLRDMGGIIVVDFIDMINADHRRDLYEHFKEEMSRDKARHKILPPSKFGLIQLTRQRTRPEKVIKTQEDNPNIDGEILAPIVVVERMEEVIRTLIQTEKGKLFLHVHPFVEAYLTKGLMSIQTKWYLKYKKWVTIIPRDSFKYLEYKLINSKKEELMSYSN from the coding sequence ATGAAGAAAGAACTGATAATATCACATGAAGGTGAGCAATCTAAAATTGCCCTGCTCGAAGACGGCCGTCTTTTTGAACTCCATGAACAGGAGGACAAAAGCGACTTCGTGGTAGGCGATTTATTTATCGGTAAAGTAAAAAAACTCGCACCCAACCTGAATGCTGCTTTTGTCAGCATTGGGTACGAAAAAGATGCCTTTCTGCACTATCAGGATTTAGGTCCTCAATTTCTGACCTACAAAAAATTTCTACAGGACACGGTTTCCAAAAAACAACAGAACTCTTCTCTCAAAAATTTCGAAATTCAAAAAGAAATTAATAAAAACGGGACCATTGATAAAGTTCTGGCGAAAGATGACAGCGTTATTCTGCAAATTACGAAAGAACCAATCTCCACAAAAGGACCACGAATCTCAACCCAAATTTCCCTAACAGGACGGTTTTTGGTTTTAATTCCTTTTGATAAAAGTGTTTCAATTTCTAAAAAGATTGGGAACTCGGAAGAGAAAACACGACTGAAAACCTTAATAGAAAGCATTAAACCGGAAGGTTTTGGTGTGATTATTCGCACAGTTGCAGAAGGCAAAAAAGTCGCTGAACTCCACAATGATATGAATCAGCTGATTCAGAAGTGGGAAACGACTTTCAAAAACCTTCAGAAAAACAAAGTTCCGAGTAAAGTGTTGAGTGAAGAAGATAAAGCTTCCGCAATTTTACGGGACAATTTCAATGCAGATTTCGTTTCAATTATCTGTGATGATGAGCAGATGGTTGATGACATGCGTAACTACATTGAAGTCATTGCACCGGAACGAAAAAATATCGTGCAATTCTACGACAAACCTATTCCTTTGATGGAATATTATAACGTAGAAAAACAACTCAAACAAAGTTTCGGCAAACACGTCAACATTCCAAGTTCCAAAGGAGCTTATCTCGTCATCGAACACACCGAAGCACTTCACGTGATCGATGTGAATTCGGGGAATAATCTTTCTTCAGGCGCAGGTTCCAGCAACAAAGAACACGCACTGACGGTGAATAAAATGGCAGCAACTGAAATCGCTCGACAGCTTAGACTTCGCGATATGGGAGGAATTATCGTCGTGGATTTCATTGACATGATCAATGCCGACCACCGACGAGATCTGTACGAACATTTTAAAGAAGAAATGAGTCGTGACAAGGCCAGACATAAAATTCTGCCGCCAAGTAAATTTGGTTTGATCCAATTGACTCGACAAAGAACCCGTCCGGAAAAAGTAATTAAAACGCAGGAAGACAATCCAAACATCGATGGTGAAATCCTGGCGCCGATCGTGGTGGTTGAAAGAATGGAGGAAGTCATCAGAACCCTAATACAAACTGAAAAAGGAAAACTTTTCCTACACGTGCACCCCTTTGTAGAAGCTTATTTGACAAAAGGTCTTATGAGTATTCAAACAAAATGGTACTTAAAATACAAAAAATGGGTCACCATCATCCCCAGAGATTCCTTTAAATATCTGGAATACAAACTGATTAATTCTAAAAAAGAAGAATTAATGAGTTACTCAAATTAA
- a CDS encoding GNAT family N-acetyltransferase: protein MDQNKIEIINFAEGLEEPIKTLNYEWLEKYFKIEESDIRSLSNPKEEIIDKGGFIFYAKLNNEIVGTCSLLQKNDTTFEIGKMAVSENAQGHRIGTLLLEHCLNFAKDHQIKTLILYSNTQLAPAIHLYRKYGFYEIELQKGLYERANIKMEKRL, encoded by the coding sequence ATGGATCAAAATAAGATTGAAATCATAAATTTCGCTGAAGGACTGGAAGAACCTATCAAAACTCTGAATTACGAATGGCTTGAAAAATATTTTAAGATTGAAGAAAGTGACATACGTTCCCTTTCAAATCCTAAAGAAGAAATTATAGATAAAGGCGGATTTATTTTTTATGCTAAACTGAACAATGAAATCGTGGGAACTTGTTCTTTGTTACAGAAAAATGACACTACTTTCGAAATAGGAAAAATGGCAGTTTCCGAAAATGCGCAAGGCCACAGAATTGGAACATTACTTTTGGAACACTGTTTAAACTTTGCGAAAGATCACCAAATTAAAACGCTCATTCTTTACTCAAACACGCAATTGGCACCTGCGATTCACCTCTATCGAAAATATGGTTTTTACGAAATCGAATTGCAAAAAGGATTGTATGAAAGAGCAAATATCAAAATGGAAAAACGGCTTTAA
- a CDS encoding M16 family metallopeptidase produces MKKSLYSIAAVFFISGFMSAQVIDLNQMPKPGPTPTVNIATPQTFKLKNGLTVMVVEDHKLPRVNTTLSFDRPPMVEGSKAGVSSIMADLLGSGTSKISKDEFNRKVDFLGASINYGGNGASANTLSKYYPEILNLFAAGITDAKFSNEELNKSKERGIAGLKSSELSAEVIGNRVYNVLTYGKNSAMGEYETEETLKAITLNDVQDYYKKAYAPNNAYLVVIGDVKFNEVKKMIESAFDGWKKSDYKYPSLPKFTNVAKTEIDVVDVPTAAQSVIKLGGLHDLKMKDPQYFAATTANYILGGGSLETRVNMNLREKNGFTYGAYTSIDTSKYDSSFGGTANVRGEVTDKAIKEFMTEIKGIKTIKPEELNNAKEKLKGTFIMSLERPETVARFALNLMTQDLPKDFYTNYLKSVDALTIDQVQKASDYFIKPNNMRIFVAGKSSQFADQLDTLGYPVKYFDAYGNPVAKPEVKKVDANVTVASVADKYIAAIGGKDKVSKITSITSVSTTKMQGMELGIKNTQALGGKMNMEVSMMGNTLQKMTFDGTKGSMTAQGNKMDMPAEMQAAYAKEKNLFPELTFATSKDYTLGGIEKIEGADAYAVKTADATYYYDMKTGLKVGEVKKQKMQGQEIEIPTYYSNYKEVDGVKLPFTVKVNQMGQDMQLDVQSYELNKATADDFK; encoded by the coding sequence ATGAAAAAATCATTATATAGTATCGCCGCCGTATTTTTTATTTCTGGCTTTATGAGTGCACAGGTTATCGATCTTAACCAAATGCCAAAACCGGGACCAACACCAACGGTAAATATTGCGACACCCCAAACTTTTAAACTGAAAAATGGTTTAACGGTGATGGTGGTAGAAGATCACAAACTTCCGCGCGTAAATACCACGTTATCTTTTGACCGTCCCCCAATGGTGGAGGGGAGTAAAGCCGGTGTTAGCAGCATTATGGCTGACCTTTTGGGAAGCGGAACTTCAAAAATATCTAAAGACGAGTTTAACAGGAAAGTAGATTTCCTGGGAGCTTCCATTAACTATGGGGGAAATGGAGCGAGCGCCAACACGCTTTCGAAATATTACCCGGAAATTTTAAATCTTTTTGCAGCTGGAATTACCGATGCAAAATTCTCTAACGAGGAGTTGAATAAATCTAAAGAAAGAGGAATTGCAGGTTTAAAATCCAGTGAACTAAGCGCCGAAGTCATCGGTAATCGTGTCTACAACGTGCTGACCTATGGCAAAAATTCGGCGATGGGTGAGTATGAAACTGAGGAGACCCTAAAAGCTATTACTTTAAACGATGTTCAGGATTATTATAAGAAAGCGTACGCACCGAACAACGCTTATCTCGTCGTGATTGGAGATGTTAAGTTTAATGAAGTGAAGAAGATGATTGAAAGCGCCTTCGATGGCTGGAAAAAATCGGATTACAAATATCCTTCTTTACCGAAATTTACAAATGTTGCCAAAACTGAAATCGATGTGGTTGATGTTCCCACTGCGGCACAGTCTGTCATTAAATTAGGAGGTCTTCACGATCTAAAAATGAAAGATCCCCAATATTTTGCAGCGACTACCGCCAATTATATTTTAGGTGGTGGAAGTTTGGAGACCCGTGTGAATATGAATCTACGGGAGAAAAACGGATTTACTTACGGTGCATACACTTCAATTGATACCTCTAAATACGATTCTAGTTTTGGAGGAACGGCAAATGTTCGTGGTGAAGTAACGGACAAAGCCATCAAAGAATTCATGACGGAAATTAAAGGTATTAAAACCATTAAACCGGAAGAACTGAATAATGCGAAAGAAAAATTAAAAGGTACCTTCATTATGTCACTGGAGCGACCTGAAACGGTGGCGCGATTTGCCTTGAACTTAATGACGCAGGATCTGCCAAAAGATTTCTACACCAATTATTTGAAATCGGTGGATGCGTTGACGATTGATCAAGTTCAGAAAGCGTCGGACTATTTCATCAAGCCGAATAATATGAGAATATTTGTGGCAGGGAAATCGAGTCAGTTTGCGGATCAACTTGATACCTTGGGTTATCCGGTAAAATATTTTGACGCCTACGGAAATCCTGTTGCAAAACCTGAAGTAAAGAAAGTTGATGCGAACGTAACCGTAGCAAGTGTGGCGGATAAATACATTGCAGCTATTGGCGGCAAAGATAAAGTGTCGAAAATTACCTCTATTACTTCTGTTTCTACGACAAAAATGCAGGGAATGGAACTGGGTATTAAAAACACGCAAGCGCTGGGTGGAAAAATGAATATGGAAGTTTCGATGATGGGAAATACCCTTCAGAAAATGACCTTTGACGGAACCAAAGGTTCGATGACCGCACAGGGAAATAAAATGGATATGCCCGCAGAAATGCAGGCAGCGTATGCCAAAGAAAAAAACCTTTTTCCGGAATTAACTTTTGCGACTTCGAAAGATTATACGCTAGGTGGAATTGAGAAAATAGAAGGAGCCGATGCTTATGCAGTGAAAACTGCAGATGCTACCTACTATTACGATATGAAAACCGGTTTAAAAGTAGGAGAGGTTAAAAAGCAGAAAATGCAGGGTCAGGAAATCGAAATTCCGACCTATTATTCCAATTACAAAGAAGTAGACGGAGTAAAACTTCCGTTTACCGTAAAAGTAAATCAAATGGGACAGGATATGCAGCTTGATGTTCAATCTTATGAACTAAACAAGGCGACCGCAGACGATTTTAAATAA
- a CDS encoding M16 family metallopeptidase, whose protein sequence is MIKKSFSAFGLLLLGVLSQAQEIKFEEYDLPNGMHVILHQDNKAPVVTTAVMYHVGAKDEIANRTGFAHFFEHLLFEGTPNIKRGEWMKIVGANGGTNNANTTDDRTYYYETFPSNNLQLGLWMESERLRHPVINQIGVDTQNEVVKEEKRLRVDNQPYGNIMKAIKTGLFKKHPYKNTTIGEMEDLDSAKLEEFLAFFKKYYVPNNATLVVAGDFKKEETKKLIDTYFASIPKGAPIVRNLPQEDPITKETVMTFTDPNIQLPAYLYTYRTPSDKTRDSKVLDMLSSYLSNGKSSVLYKKLVDQDKKALQVQAINLGEEDYSVFAFFAIPLGETTEATLRADIDAEVKKLQTTLISEEDFQKLQNQFENQFVNANSSIQGIASSLATYHVLQGDANLINKEIEIYRNITREDIREVAKKYLNSNQRVIINYLPEKK, encoded by the coding sequence ATGATAAAAAAATCTTTTTCAGCTTTTGGCCTTCTGCTTTTGGGAGTTTTGTCACAGGCTCAGGAAATTAAATTTGAAGAATATGATTTGCCGAACGGCATGCATGTAATTCTGCATCAGGATAATAAGGCACCGGTGGTGACTACCGCGGTGATGTATCACGTAGGTGCTAAAGATGAAATCGCAAACAGAACAGGTTTTGCACATTTTTTTGAGCATTTGCTTTTCGAAGGAACACCAAACATCAAACGTGGAGAATGGATGAAAATTGTGGGCGCAAATGGCGGTACCAACAACGCCAATACGACCGATGACCGTACGTATTATTACGAAACTTTCCCGTCCAATAATCTTCAGCTTGGTTTATGGATGGAATCTGAACGTTTGAGACATCCTGTGATCAATCAAATTGGAGTTGATACGCAAAATGAGGTGGTGAAAGAAGAGAAAAGACTGCGCGTTGATAATCAGCCTTACGGTAATATTATGAAAGCCATTAAAACAGGTCTGTTCAAAAAACACCCTTACAAAAACACCACCATTGGTGAAATGGAAGATTTAGATTCTGCCAAGCTGGAAGAATTTTTAGCGTTCTTTAAAAAATATTACGTTCCAAACAACGCAACTTTGGTTGTAGCCGGAGATTTCAAAAAGGAGGAAACCAAGAAATTAATTGATACCTATTTTGCTAGCATCCCGAAAGGAGCGCCGATTGTAAGAAATTTACCACAGGAAGATCCCATCACAAAGGAAACGGTAATGACTTTTACGGATCCGAATATTCAGCTGCCGGCTTATCTTTATACCTATAGAACGCCAAGTGATAAAACCCGGGATTCTAAAGTTTTAGATATGCTTTCTTCTTATCTAAGTAACGGTAAATCATCTGTGCTTTATAAAAAATTGGTTGATCAGGATAAAAAAGCATTGCAGGTTCAGGCCATTAATTTAGGTGAAGAGGATTACAGTGTATTTGCATTCTTTGCGATTCCTTTGGGAGAAACGACTGAAGCTACGCTGAGAGCAGACATTGATGCAGAGGTGAAAAAACTACAGACCACATTGATAAGTGAAGAAGATTTTCAGAAACTGCAAAACCAGTTCGAGAATCAGTTTGTTAATGCGAATTCAAGTATTCAGGGAATTGCCAGTTCATTGGCGACCTATCACGTTTTACAGGGCGATGCCAATTTGATAAATAAAGAAATTGAGATCTACCGTAACATCACGCGTGAAGATATCCGCGAGGTTGCAAAAAAATATCTGAACAGTAACCAAAGAGTTATTATTAATTATTTACCAGAAAAAAAATAA
- a CDS encoding Gfo/Idh/MocA family oxidoreductase has protein sequence MQLVKVGLCAFGMSGRVFHAPFLKEHPGFFMSAIVERSKEESKDQYPETEIFRSVEEMLQHADIELVVVNTPVQTHFEYTKMALEEGKNVIVEKPFTVTTSEAEELVKLAEEKNLFLSVYQNRRFDRDYLQVEKILKEGKLGALKEVEIRFDRFRTEPGSKEHKENPALKGSGALHDLGSHLIDQATQLFGFPEKIFADVFSMKGSDFANDYFEILLYYKNNLRVRLKSSVFSKEAHYAYILHGNKGSFLQERTDGQEIELVAGATPTYNEDWTKPLNEPDGILNYLTADSETKRLLTSSEPGNYMNYYQEIYEHIVFGDALPSPGSEIIQNMKIIEAALESSKQNKTIVLSHY, from the coding sequence ATGCAACTCGTAAAAGTGGGACTTTGTGCTTTTGGAATGAGTGGAAGAGTATTTCACGCACCTTTTCTGAAAGAACATCCCGGATTTTTTATGTCGGCCATCGTGGAAAGGTCCAAAGAAGAATCAAAAGACCAATATCCCGAAACCGAAATTTTCCGATCAGTGGAAGAAATGCTTCAGCATGCAGACATTGAACTCGTCGTCGTGAACACGCCCGTGCAAACCCATTTCGAATATACAAAAATGGCTTTAGAGGAAGGAAAAAATGTGATCGTAGAAAAGCCTTTTACCGTGACAACTTCCGAAGCGGAAGAACTTGTAAAACTCGCCGAAGAAAAAAATCTCTTCCTCAGTGTCTACCAAAACCGCAGATTTGACCGTGATTATTTACAAGTTGAAAAAATTTTAAAAGAAGGAAAACTAGGAGCTCTTAAAGAAGTTGAAATCCGGTTCGACCGGTTCCGTACCGAACCCGGCTCAAAAGAACATAAAGAAAATCCTGCCTTAAAAGGTTCCGGCGCTCTTCATGATTTAGGTTCGCATCTTATAGATCAGGCCACACAACTTTTTGGTTTCCCGGAGAAAATTTTTGCCGATGTATTTTCAATGAAAGGTTCTGATTTTGCGAACGATTATTTTGAAATTCTGCTCTACTATAAAAATAACCTGCGTGTTCGCTTAAAATCTTCAGTTTTCAGCAAAGAAGCGCATTATGCCTATATTCTTCACGGTAATAAAGGGAGTTTTCTGCAGGAAAGAACGGACGGTCAGGAAATAGAATTGGTTGCCGGTGCCACTCCAACTTATAACGAAGACTGGACAAAACCTTTAAATGAACCCGACGGCATCTTAAATTATCTGACAGCAGATTCAGAGACCAAGCGGCTTTTGACCTCCAGCGAGCCGGGAAATTACATGAATTACTATCAGGAGATTTATGAACATATTGTTTTCGGTGACGCTTTGCCTTCTCCCGGCTCGGAAATAATTCAGAACATGAAAATCATTGAAGCCGCCTTGGAAAGCTCGAAACAAAACAAAACGATTGTCCTGTCTCATTATTAA
- a CDS encoding IS982 family transposase: MNNLIQNYEIILKELTATCKHIKSNKQIRLPKMSDLELVALNITAEYMSINSELQLFRCISGTDLDGKIERSVYNKRRRRLFPYIEKIRETLSGKFSDFSDVFIVDSTPIEICKFSRANRSAICSTDDIKPSFGYCAAQKSRYFGYKLHAVCDKNGIFHSFDFTPANVHDVNYLKDIKENFKNCLLIGDRGYISKKFQVDLFNYSKINLSVPMRKNQHGFVEFSRTKSNIRKRIETNISQLCGQFTINVNFAKTFQGLATRIVSKITSFTMIQYLNFFVFKRSLNKLKVNLC, encoded by the coding sequence ATGAACAATCTCATTCAAAACTACGAAATTATTTTAAAAGAATTGACAGCAACCTGTAAACATATTAAGTCAAATAAGCAGATCAGACTCCCGAAAATGTCTGACTTGGAACTTGTGGCACTTAATATTACCGCTGAATACATGTCCATTAACTCTGAATTACAGTTGTTTAGATGTATTTCGGGAACCGATTTGGATGGGAAGATCGAGAGGAGCGTCTACAATAAAAGAAGGAGGAGGCTTTTTCCATATATTGAAAAAATAAGGGAGACCTTAAGCGGTAAATTTTCTGATTTCAGCGATGTCTTCATTGTTGATTCAACACCGATTGAAATATGTAAATTCAGTCGTGCAAACCGTTCGGCAATTTGTTCCACAGATGATATCAAACCTTCGTTTGGATATTGTGCCGCGCAGAAGTCAAGGTATTTTGGCTATAAACTTCATGCGGTTTGTGACAAGAATGGAATCTTTCACTCTTTTGATTTCACCCCTGCAAATGTTCATGATGTAAATTACCTCAAGGATATTAAGGAAAACTTTAAAAACTGTTTATTGATCGGGGACAGAGGATATATCAGTAAAAAATTTCAAGTAGATTTATTCAACTATTCCAAGATAAATCTTTCGGTCCCGATGAGGAAAAACCAGCATGGTTTTGTAGAGTTTTCAAGGACAAAATCAAACATAAGGAAACGGATTGAAACCAATATATCGCAACTATGCGGCCAGTTTACAATAAACGTGAACTTTGCAAAAACCTTTCAAGGTTTGGCGACAAGGATAGTGTCGAAAATAACTTCTTTTACGATGATTCAATACCTCAATTTTTTCGTCTTCAAAAGAAGTTTGAATAAACTAAAAGTTAATTTGTGCTAA